TAAAAGCGTTAGCCTTTGAGGGACAAATTCGTGCATACGCAGTAAGGTCGACAGAAACGGTAGGAGAAGTGCAACGTCGTCACCAAATGTGGCCGACAGCGACTGCTGCTGTTGGACGTACGATTTCAGCAGCGGTCATGATGGGAGCTATGTTAAAAGGTGATGACAGCATTACGGTGAAAATTCAAGGCGATGGTCCACTAGGCCCGATTGTCGTGGATGCTAACGCAAAAGGGGAAGTTCGTGGTTACGCGACGAATCCACAAACGCATTTGCCGTTAAATGAACAAGGGAAATTAGACGTTCGTGGGGCAGTGGGTACGGAAGGTACGCTGTCTGTCGTAAAGGATCTAGGTTTGAAAGATTACTTTACAGGGCAAGTACCGATTATTTCCGGGGAAATTGCTGAAGATTTCACTCAGTACATGGTAGTGTCTGAACAAGTACCGTCGGCTGTTGCGTTAGGTGTACTCGTTGATCCGGATAATACAGTTAAAGCATCAGGTGGATTTATTCTACAAGTCATGCCAGGAGCTACGGAAGAGACGATTGAATTGCTGGAAGGAAGAATCGCAAACATGACGGCAATTTCTACTATGATTGACAATGGACTGACACCTGAAGGAATCTTAACAGAAGTACTAGGTCAAGAAAATGTAGAATTTCTCTCTAAAGTAGATGTGAAATTTGATTGTGAATGTTCTAAAGAACGTTTTAGCGAAGCGATTAAAGGACTTGGAGCTGAAGAAATCCAAGCGATGATTGATGAAGATCATGGCGCAGAAGCGCAATGTCACTTCTGTTTGGAGAAGTATCAATTCTCTGAGCAAGAACTACGAGAATTACTATAATTAGAATCTAAACTACTGACCCGTTACCGATTGCGTTATGCGGTAGCGGGTAATTGAATAATCTATGCAAACTTATGTACTCACTGTAGAAAGCGCTACCAATATCCGTGCAAGTATTCTACGCAAAAATGAATGAAGACTTGTATATACTTCGACAACCGACTCGCTGTTCAATTTGTTTGGTGAGAAAGTGATAAACTGTAATCTTCTGAATGATATTATTGACAAGTGAAATAGAAGGTAGTAACATTAAGTCAATAAAGCATATTAAAATACTAGGTATTAGGAGCGGATGACAAATGAGTAGAGTGGGAAATTCTGTTATTGATTTAGTAGGTAACACACCGCTAGTGAAATTAAATCGTTTAACAGGTGCAGATGACGCAGATGTGTATTTGAAACTAGAATTTTTCAATCCTGGCTCAAGCGTCAAGGACCGTATTGCGCTTGCTATGATCGAAGAAGAAGAGAAAAATGGTAATTTAAAAGATGGTAGTACAATCATCGAACCGACAAGTGGGAACACAGGAATTGGACTTGCGATGATAGCAGCGGCAAAAGGGTATAAATCTGTACTGGTAATGCCTGACACAATGAGTTTAGAGCGGCGCAACTTACTTCGCGCATACGGGGCGGATTTAGTCCTTACTCCAGGTGCTGAAGGGATGAAAGGTGCAATCTCGAAAGCTGAGCAACTAGCGGAAGAAAACGGCTGGTTCTTGCCACAACAATTCAATAATGAAGCGAATCCTGAAATACATCGTCTGACAACAGGACCGGAAATCGCTAATGCTCTAGATCAAGTGGATGCATTTATCTCGGGAATTGGTACGGGTGGTACGATTACAGGAGTAGGGCAAGTGTTGAAAGAACGTTTCCCTGGAGTCCGTATCGTAGCGGTAGAGCCGGAAGATTCAGCGGTATTATCCGGAGATAAGCCAGGACCACATAAAATTCAAGGGATCGGTGCGGGATTCGTGCCAGAAGTTTTAGACACGGATATCTATGATGAAATTATCAAAATCTCTAATGATGATGCGTATACGTTTGCGCGTCGAGCGGCTCGCGAAGAGGGGATTCTTGGAGGAGTATCTTCAGGCGCGGCGATTGCGGCTGCGTTGCAAGTGGCAAAGAAGCTTGGTAAAGGTAAAACAGTTGTAGCAATCATCCCATCTAACGGAGAGCGCTACTTAAGCACACCTCTTTATCAGTTTGACGAAGAGTAAAAGGCTAAATATCGTGGAAGCCGTCTGCTAGCACTGCAGGGAGTCCGAAGTCGTAATTGTATCCATAGCACATATGAAACTGTCACTAGAAGTAGTAAATTGCTTCTAGCGACAGTTTCTTTTTATATCCAGTAACTAAATAGCGTAATCATCATGCTGTTATCAGTGGGTGAAATTCTGTATAATTAAGATGAACCAAGCTAGTTATACATAGAACAGAGGAGGCTCACTGTGAGTAAAAAGTGGAGCATAATAGTTTCAGTGTTAATTGTAATTGTCATGGGTACGATTATTTTCTTGTTGAATAAGGAAATTGAAGAAGAAACGGGTGGCCTTCCGGGTTATGAGGACTTGAATATGGAGAGTTTGCCGAAAGATGTGGTAGATCGTTTGCCGGAGGATTGGCAAACTACTACGGATACGGATAAGCCTGGGCTTGCGAAGGGAGACTTAGCTCCGGATTTCGAATTGGCTACACTTTCAGGTGATACGGTCAAGTTGTCCGATTATCGTGGCAAGACGGTCATGTTGAACTTCTGGGCATCGTGGTGTCCGCCATGCCGTTCAGAAATGCCGCATATGGAAAACTACTATACAGACAATAAAGAGTCCGACAATATGGAAATACTTGCGGTCAATATGACGAAAACAGAGAAGAACAAGGTGGAGAGTGCGAAAGAATTTGTCGATGAATATAAATTGACGTTCCCGATTTTATTAGATAAGGATAGCGAAGTCATGAAAATGTATCAAATAAAAGTCTATCCGACTTCGTATATCATTAATAAAGAAGGTGTGATTACGGATAAAGTGATGTTGCCGTTAGATGATACGATGATTAAACAGTTGATAGAAGAAAGCGCAGAGTGAAAACTAGAGACGCAGGGGGAACTAGCATGAATACAGTAGCCTATCAGACGGCTTCCATGACAAAAGACGAATTTTTTTATGCCTACCGCCAACTTGCAACAACGGTAGAACGACATGTTTTATTAGAGAGTGGTCGTGGTGGGAAGATGTGTGTGGCGGGACTTGATCCACTTGTGACGTTCAACGCAACTAAAACAGGTCTACATTTAGAGTGGCGTGATGGGAAAGAAGAGTGGCTGACGGGAGATGATCCGCTAGTCTTGCTGAATGAGTTTATGAGGCGATATAACCTGGAGCATCAAAAAGATCTGCCTGCCTATCAAGGTGGACCGATTGGGATGGTCAGTTACGATTATGTTAGACGTTATGAGACTTTACCGGTACTTGCGAAGGAAGACTTGGCAACACCTGACGTATTCTTTTACCTCTTTGATCAATGGGCGGTGTTCGATATAGAGAATAGCGATGTCTATTTTATGACGTTGCCTGAGAAGCAGCATGCGCTGGATAATATGGTGAATGAGTGGACGGAAGCGTCACAAAAAGGTCTACGGAATCGTCAATTTACTACTGGACAAGCAGTAGATGTGGACGTTACTGAAGAAGATCTACAAGTTTCTGTAACAGGAGAGCAATTCGAGCAAATGGTGCGCGATGTACAGCAATTCATTGATGATGGAGACGTAGTGCAAGTGAATTTGTCCGTACGTCAATCAAAACCGCTCGAAGCACCTTCCTTATTGATGTATGAAGCACTGCGTTCGTTCAATCCTTCTCCTTATATGGCTTATATGGCAGCGCCGAATTTTGAAGTGGTTTCGGGTTCTCCAGAGCTATTGTTGAAAAAGCGCGGAACTGAACTGAGTACACGCCCAATCGGTGGCACAAGAAAACGTGGGATGACGGAAGTGGAAGACCTATCTTTACAGGAAGAGTTGGTGTCGAATGCTAAGGAAATAGGTGAGCACAAGATGCTTGTCGACCTCGAGTGTGCGGATTTTCAAGGGATCTGTCAAGAAGGCACAGTAGAAGTGGATGAATTCATGGTCGTCGAAAAGTATTCGCACGTCATGCATTTGGTATCGAATGTTCGAGGTACTGCGTCTTCTGATGATTTGGCACCTATTATGCACGGTGTATTCCCTGGTGGCTCAATTACGGGAGATCCTAAATTACGTACGATGGAAATCATCGAAGAACTGGAACCGACACGTAGAGGACTCTACACAGGTTCAATGGGTTGGATTGGTTTCAATGGAGATCTGGAGCTGAATATCACCATTCGTACAGCATTCATTCAAGATGGTATCGTGCATATCCAAGCAGGTGCGGGTTTAGTACCTGATTCGGATCCTGCCGCTGAATATCAAGAGTCTCTAAATAAAGCAAAAGCATTGTGGCAAGCGAAAGAAATGGCGGAATTAGCGACTCGTGGAGAAAGTAGGCAACTGCATTGATTTGCTGGGTGAACGGTAAGCAAGTAGTCGCGGAGGAGTTACAAATATCCCCATTTGACCATGGGTTTCTTTACGGGCTAGGTTTTTTTGAAACGTTTCGTACATACGATGGCCATGTATTCCTTTACGAATCGCATATGATTCGCCTGCGGTCAGCATTGGCCGATTATCGTATTGAAATGCGGTATAGTGATGAGGAAATTTTATCGGCTATTTATTCTTTGTATAAGGAGAATGGCTATGAGGATGGGTATTACCGATTGAATGTATCAGCAGGTGTGCATGATATTGGGCTAGCACCTACACAATATGAACAACCAAATGTACTAATCTTCCAGAAAACGCTTCATCTGCCGCCTGTACATACGGAAAAAGATGGCGTTTGGCTTGCAACAACGCGTAATGAACCGGAAAGTGGCATTCGTCATAAGTCACATCAGTATGCGAATAATGTCAAAGGACGTTTAGAATTACCTTCATTGAAAGAAACAGAAGGTCTATTTATTACTTCGGACGGCTATGTAGCAGAGGGCATTACATCCAATGTGTTTTGGGTGAAACAAGGCGAGTTGTATACACCTTCCTTGGAAACGGGAATTTTACCTGGCACGACGCGAGCGTTTGTCATTGAAATGGCTGGTGAAATAGGATTACCTATCCATGAAGGCTTGTATATGCAAGATGAACTTGAACGGGCAGAGGAAGTATTTATTACCAATGCGATTCAAGAACTAGTTCCGATTCGCCGGGTAGGAGAAGTAATGTTTTCCGGCAAGGAAGGATCCATCTATCAACGATTGCATGCCGGTTACCAACGAGCTGTCAACCGAATGAAAGTGAGTGACTAGTAATGGAATTATCAAAAGCGCGTGCATCTTATAAAATGGGTGAAACAACGATCAACTTTACGGAAGAAACGGTAATTATGGGGATATTGAATGTCACGCCGGATTCGTTTTCGGATGGCGGAAAGTATGGACAGCAAAACACGGCTCTTGAACATGCACGGAAAATGCTAGCGGACGGTGCAAAAATTATCGACATCGGCGGAGAATCCACTCGGCCAGGGTATACACCTGTTTCGGTTGAAGAGGAAATAGCACGAGTTGTACCAACGATTGAGTTACTCACGAAAGAACTTGGCTGTGTAATATCAATTGATACGTCTAAAGCAGCTGTGGCGGAAGCTGCGATTATAGCAGGTGCAAGTATAATTAATGATGTTTGGGGTGCAAAGCGGGAACCAGCGATTGCAGAAGTGGCGGCGCGTTACGGTGTACCGATCATTTTGATGCACAATCGTGAAAATCGTCATTACGAGCTACCATTCATGGAGGCTGTCATAGAAGATTTACAGGAGAGTATTAATATTGCAAAGCTAGCTGGAGTTAGTGAAGAGATGATCTGGTTGGATCCAGGCATCGGCTTCGCAAAAGATTTCGAACAAAATATATTGGCGATGCAAGGGTTGTCTTCAATTGCGAAGCTCGGATATCCCGTTTTGCTTGGTACATCTCGTAAAGGTATGATCGGTAAAGTGCTCGATCTACCTGTGGAAGAGCGTATAGAAGGTACGGGTGCAACGGTTTGCTACGGCATTGAGCATGGTGGACATATTATGCGTGTTCATGATGTAAAAGAAATCTCACGTATGGTCAAGATGATGGATGTATTGACGAAGAAAGCAGCGTACACTGGGTAAGCGATAAAATGGAGGGATTTCATGGATTATATTCATTTGAATGATATGGAGTTTTATGGTTACCACGGTGCATTGCCTGAAGAGAATAAGCTTGGGCAGCGGTTTCGGCTGACGGTTTCGTTGGCGATGGATCTCGCAGAAGCCGGACAAACCGATGATTTATCGAAAACAATGAACTATGCAGAAGTCTATGAAATGTGCAAGAATATCGTAGAAGGGGAAGCGGTTCATTTGATCGAGACAGTAGCTGAAACGGTGGCGGGAACGATCATGACGGACTTTGCGAAAAAGGTAAATGGTGTGCGCGTCGTACTTATAAAGCCGGACCCACCGATTCGTGGGCATTACTCATCCGTTTCCGTGGAAATCACGAGGGGGCGTTTCTCTTGAATAGCGCCTACTTGTCATTAGGGTCGAATATAGGTGATCGACTCGAACATTTACAGCAGGCAGCACAATTGTTAAATGAACACCCATCTATTAACGTGTTACAAGTTTCTTCCGTATATGAGACTGAGCCTGTCGGATTAACGGAACAAGCGAAGTTTTTGAATATCGTAGTAAGGCTTGAGACTGCATTGGAAGCAACGGAATTATTGAGCGCGTGCCAATCTATTGAAAATA
This window of the Sporosarcina ureae genome carries:
- the hslO gene encoding Hsp33 family molecular chaperone HslO; translation: MTTDYLVKALAFEGQIRAYAVRSTETVGEVQRRHQMWPTATAAVGRTISAAVMMGAMLKGDDSITVKIQGDGPLGPIVVDANAKGEVRGYATNPQTHLPLNEQGKLDVRGAVGTEGTLSVVKDLGLKDYFTGQVPIISGEIAEDFTQYMVVSEQVPSAVALGVLVDPDNTVKASGGFILQVMPGATEETIELLEGRIANMTAISTMIDNGLTPEGILTEVLGQENVEFLSKVDVKFDCECSKERFSEAIKGLGAEEIQAMIDEDHGAEAQCHFCLEKYQFSEQELRELL
- the cysK gene encoding cysteine synthase A — its product is MSRVGNSVIDLVGNTPLVKLNRLTGADDADVYLKLEFFNPGSSVKDRIALAMIEEEEKNGNLKDGSTIIEPTSGNTGIGLAMIAAAKGYKSVLVMPDTMSLERRNLLRAYGADLVLTPGAEGMKGAISKAEQLAEENGWFLPQQFNNEANPEIHRLTTGPEIANALDQVDAFISGIGTGGTITGVGQVLKERFPGVRIVAVEPEDSAVLSGDKPGPHKIQGIGAGFVPEVLDTDIYDEIIKISNDDAYTFARRAAREEGILGGVSSGAAIAAALQVAKKLGKGKTVVAIIPSNGERYLSTPLYQFDEE
- a CDS encoding peroxiredoxin family protein: MSKKWSIIVSVLIVIVMGTIIFLLNKEIEEETGGLPGYEDLNMESLPKDVVDRLPEDWQTTTDTDKPGLAKGDLAPDFELATLSGDTVKLSDYRGKTVMLNFWASWCPPCRSEMPHMENYYTDNKESDNMEILAVNMTKTEKNKVESAKEFVDEYKLTFPILLDKDSEVMKMYQIKVYPTSYIINKEGVITDKVMLPLDDTMIKQLIEESAE
- a CDS encoding anthranilate synthase component I family protein — translated: MNTVAYQTASMTKDEFFYAYRQLATTVERHVLLESGRGGKMCVAGLDPLVTFNATKTGLHLEWRDGKEEWLTGDDPLVLLNEFMRRYNLEHQKDLPAYQGGPIGMVSYDYVRRYETLPVLAKEDLATPDVFFYLFDQWAVFDIENSDVYFMTLPEKQHALDNMVNEWTEASQKGLRNRQFTTGQAVDVDVTEEDLQVSVTGEQFEQMVRDVQQFIDDGDVVQVNLSVRQSKPLEAPSLLMYEALRSFNPSPYMAYMAAPNFEVVSGSPELLLKKRGTELSTRPIGGTRKRGMTEVEDLSLQEELVSNAKEIGEHKMLVDLECADFQGICQEGTVEVDEFMVVEKYSHVMHLVSNVRGTASSDDLAPIMHGVFPGGSITGDPKLRTMEIIEELEPTRRGLYTGSMGWIGFNGDLELNITIRTAFIQDGIVHIQAGAGLVPDSDPAAEYQESLNKAKALWQAKEMAELATRGESRQLH
- the pabC gene encoding aminodeoxychorismate lyase; translated protein: MICWVNGKQVVAEELQISPFDHGFLYGLGFFETFRTYDGHVFLYESHMIRLRSALADYRIEMRYSDEEILSAIYSLYKENGYEDGYYRLNVSAGVHDIGLAPTQYEQPNVLIFQKTLHLPPVHTEKDGVWLATTRNEPESGIRHKSHQYANNVKGRLELPSLKETEGLFITSDGYVAEGITSNVFWVKQGELYTPSLETGILPGTTRAFVIEMAGEIGLPIHEGLYMQDELERAEEVFITNAIQELVPIRRVGEVMFSGKEGSIYQRLHAGYQRAVNRMKVSD
- the folP gene encoding dihydropteroate synthase yields the protein MELSKARASYKMGETTINFTEETVIMGILNVTPDSFSDGGKYGQQNTALEHARKMLADGAKIIDIGGESTRPGYTPVSVEEEIARVVPTIELLTKELGCVISIDTSKAAVAEAAIIAGASIINDVWGAKREPAIAEVAARYGVPIILMHNRENRHYELPFMEAVIEDLQESINIAKLAGVSEEMIWLDPGIGFAKDFEQNILAMQGLSSIAKLGYPVLLGTSRKGMIGKVLDLPVEERIEGTGATVCYGIEHGGHIMRVHDVKEISRMVKMMDVLTKKAAYTG
- the folB gene encoding dihydroneopterin aldolase codes for the protein MDYIHLNDMEFYGYHGALPEENKLGQRFRLTVSLAMDLAEAGQTDDLSKTMNYAEVYEMCKNIVEGEAVHLIETVAETVAGTIMTDFAKKVNGVRVVLIKPDPPIRGHYSSVSVEITRGRFS